TTGGGTAGTCTTTTTTTTGCTAGCGTATCGCCCTTTACCTTTTTTTTCGTGGAGGGAATTGCAGCGGGGTCAGTCCTGACTGTGGTCGTAGAAACGATGTTACCAGAAGCCTATATTAAGGGAGGGTCAATCATTGGCTTTTCAACTTTGATGGGATTTCTCGCTGCTCTTTTTTTTCAAACCTTACAGTAGGAAGAGTAGCGATCAGGACAACTATTGGAACGGACTTAAGAAGGTCATGCTGATTGATGGGAAAAATGAAACAGAAAGACTGACTGACGTATTGCTTGATGAGGTAATTTGTCTAATGTACAACATTGATCGCGACTATGATTTATGGCTGCAACAACAAGCTGATTTTTTACAACAAGGTCAATTTGAAGCCTTGGATGTAGATAACTTCTCAAAAGTATCAGCGTGAGCTGGATTAAAATAAAAAGATTGACACCCATTTCGAGAAAGAAAAATAATGACCACTCATTTTATTGAAGCCGAACTGGACCTTACCGAACAACCGTTCACTTTACAACAAGAAATTGAAGCTGAACTAGCCAAACGGGGGAAACCTCTGCGCTGGGCGATTACCAAAGTCGATGCTAGCGCGAAAAAAGTTACAATTGAAGCGATTGTAACGCACCAATAGTGGCACAGCGTCCTTTTACCGTTGTTTTAATCGTACCCACTGGGATTGGAGCCGCAATTGGCGGCTATGCCGGCGATGCGTTGCCGGTTACTCGCGCGATCGCGCAAATTAGCGACCGAGTCATTACCCATCCCAATGTCCTCAATGGGGCACAATTGTATTGGTCATTGCCAAATCTCTACTATGTAGAAGGCTATGCCTTAGATCAGTTTTCTGCCGGGCGTTGGGGCTTACGTCCGGTTCATCAAAATCGCATCGGCTTGATCTTAGACCAAAGCATCGAACCGGATCTGCAATTGCGTCATCTCCAAGCCGCAGAAGCCGTCAAAACCACCCTTGGGGTTAATGTGGGGACTTATGTGGTTACCGATGCCCCTTTGCATGTCCAATTGCGAACTGCCCATTCCGGGGCAAGTTGGGGAACCATTGGCCATCCGGATAGCTTACTCCGGGCTGCTGAAACCTTAATCAAAAAGGGAAATGTCAGCGCGATCGCTGTTGTTGCCCGTTTTCCTGATGATATGGAAGCTGATGCACTGGCTAACTATCGCCAAGGCAACGGTGTAGATGCCCTTGCGGGGGCAGAAGCCATTATTTCTCACCTCATTGTCCGTGAATTTAAAGTTCCCTGTGCCCATGCCCCTGCCCTGAATCCACTTCCCCCAGATTCTAAGGTGTCTCCTTGTGCTGCTGCTGAAGAATTGGGCTATACGTTTCTCCCCTGTGTTTTAGTGGGCTTAGCTCGTGCCCCGCAATTGGTTAATCCTCCCTACCTCTCCTCCGATTTGATCGCAGAGGAAGTGGATGCAGCGGTGATTCCTGCCGATGCAGCTGGCGGGAGTGCCATTTTAAGTTTGAGTCAATCATCAGTGCCAATTATCGCTGTAGACGATAACCACACTACAATGGAAGTTCCCCCGGAATCACTTGGCATAAAAGCCATTCGTGTTCAATCCTATGTAGAAGCTTTAGGGGTATTAGTGGCACAGCGTAGTGGAATCAACCCTGATGCGTTGCGCCGGCCGGTGTCATCGTTGTTTCGTCTGAATTAACAAAAAAGTATCGTGACTAATCCCAACAATTTTGAATTTGAACCCTTAACCCGTGCCCAAGTCTTGACGATTATGGGGATTACTGCAATCTTACTACTGATCGTTGCCAAAGCATGGCAGTTTTTAGGATCAGTCTCTTTGTTTCCTGTTATTTTCAGTTTTAAAGCCGTTTTAATTGGTTTGGGAAGCGCCGGATTAATTATTTTAGCCAGTAGTATCATTTATAAAATTTGGCCGGCGTACCGTCGCAGCGCGCAATACTATTTAGAATTAGTCCTTAAACCCTTAGCCATTCCCGATACGCTTTGGTTAGGACTATTACCGGGTTTAAGCGAAGAATTGTTATTTCGTGGCATTATGATTCCCGCCCTGGGTTCGGGGGTACTTGCTGTTATTATCTCGAGTGTGTTATTCGGTGTCCTGCATTTGGGCGGGGTTCAACAATGGCCCTATGGGGTTTGGGCAACCGCCGTTGGTTTTTTGCTCGGGATGATTATGATCGTTACTGGGAACTTACTGATCCCGATTATTGCCCATATTTTGACAAATTTTATTTCCAGCTTAGTTTGGAAGTTAGAGAAAAAATAAAGGTAGAGATGATTGGATCGAATACTCCGTAAAGTTTTCAGCCATTTTGAGGGGCAAAATTTTCCCGAAATTCCGTTTTATTCACACAAAGTCTCTCACCGAGATTTAGTTTGGAATTATTTTTCGATCGTCCAAAAAGGAAAATTCTGACTGGGGTTAATGGTTACCCCTTGGATATCATTCTGGGCAAAGGCATAATCAATGGTTTGCCAAAGGGGAACATAAGGCACATCCTGGGCAAGAATCTCTTGGATTTCTACGAAAATTTCTCGCCGTCGTTCTGGATCGCGCGATCGCGCCCGCTGCCCCCGAACGCGAGTGCGTCTCGTCGAGAAGGGCATCGCGAACCTTCCAAGTCGTGAACTGTAAATTTTGACCTAGAGGTGAGCTAATGAATCGTCAAGCCTATCCGTCCGACTTAAGTAATGATGAATGGGAGTTAGTCAAACCCTTAATCCCAGTCCATCAAGGTGTGGGTCATCCTCAAACCGTTGACCTCAAAGAAATCCTTAATGCTATCTTCTATTGGACCGATCATGGCATGAAATGGCGGGCGATGCCCCATGACTTCCCCTCTTGGTCAACGGGGTCTGACGACTATCGCCGTTGGGTCAAAACTGGCTTGTGGGAACAAATTAATGCTCATCTAGGGAAGTTGTTGGAGACAAAGGTAGCCGGGAGAGAGGAAGAACCAAGTCTGGTCATTATCGATAGTCAATCCGTGAGAACGGTGGAAACAAGGGGGATGAACAAGGGATAGATGGAAATAAACGAGTCAAAAGTCGCAAGCGTCATCTGGTCGTGGCTACTTTGGGAATGGTACTCAATTGCTTCGTAAGTGCGGCTAATGTAGCTGATGTCAAGGCGGCTGTGGTTGTGTTGGAACCCGTGTTAGAAGCCTTTGCCCGCATTGAGAAAATTCGGGCTGACCAAGCTGAAAAAGGCGCACTAGGAGCTACTCTTGAACAAGTTCATCACTGTGTGTTGGAAGTGACCAAGAAGCTGGGAGAAGGATTCACCGTGGCACCCTGGCGATGGGTACTGGAACGAACTCTATCTTGGCTAGAGAAGGCAAGACGTTTGTGTCGAGACGATGAGGTGTTGCCGGAAAATCATGAGGGGGTTGTTTATATCGTTATGATTCGTTTGATGCTGCGTCGCTTAACTGACAATCAGAGAAAACGAACTTCTTCTATCTCTCAAGCTGCTTAATTTAAATTTACGAACAGTCTCTAATAGTTAACATCTCAGCGACTTGATATTGCCTTTCATCTTTCCTGTCATATACTGCTTCTAGGATTTTGTGGGGTGTTAAGCATTTACCGCACGAAGTAATAACTACATACTTTTTACTAGAATCTAGTAAGGATTTTTAAAGCACTAAGAAAATTCTTACCATTTATTGTAATTTTAATTGTTATTTATTTTGATCGATTCATTTCGATTAAATTTTACAATATTTCACTGAAACTTTGCTTAGGTGAGTAACAATTATTACAAACCAAAAACTAATTATGAATTTAGTACAAACACCGATCAAAAAAATATTATTAATTCTATTATTTTTCCAGCTTTTTAGTAATCTTGGCGATGTATTCTCCCAGGCTTTTATTTACTATCTCAATAATGAAATTTTGAGAGGAAATAAAATGGATTTTAACGGTGAGAATGCCGATCAAATCTTCATGGGAAATAATAATATAAACATGAATAACAGTAGAAATTCAGGAGATTCTGTTATTGGTTTATCTTTTCAGGAAGAAACGGTTGAATTAGGAAATACGCCAAGGGTTGAAGACAGTACAGTTGCAGAATGGGAAAATTTTATTCCGATCAAGATCAATCTAGAATCAGACCTTCTATTTCCAAAGGTTAATCAACTAGCAGAAGAAATAGATAACTTTGATCTTGAAGCAGCTGATTCCTTCAGCATAATGAACCCTGACTATCTTTCAACCATCACTAGTAAGCTGAAAGATTTTGCTAATTCTTCAGAATTTTCTAAAGATATTGATCTAATTGCTAACGGTAGTTGGCATCTCGATGAAACAAGAACATTACTTAGGGATATCGATAATGTTGAAACTTTGCCTGATATTAGGGTTTTGCCTTTTAGAAATTTGCAAGCACGAGGTGCTTTTGGAGATGATACTATCTATCTCTCTCAAGAATTCCTGGAACAAAATCTAGATAATCCTCAGCAAGTTGCAGACATTATTTTTGAAGAAATTGGTCATTATTTAGATTCTAAATTAAGTCAAAAAGATGCTCCTGGAGATGAAGGAGCAATTTTTGCTTCCTTGGTGCAAAATCAGCATTTAGGGACTGCTGAACTTCATTCCCTCAAACAGGAGGATGATCATGCAACTCTTAATGTAGAAGGACAAGTAATTTCTGTTGAACAAGCTGCAAATGCCGATGATGTACAGGATACGGGAATCGTGCTTTACCGAGTAAATGCAGGGGGAGCAGAGATTGCCGCCCTTGATGGCGATCTCGCCTGGTCAGCCGATACAGCAGCTAGCAACAATCAGTATCTAGTCGAGGCGGGTAGTAACAAGACAGCGAGCTTTGCGGTTGAGCCCGGAACCACCGTTGCCGATACCACACCAGCAGCGATCTTCAATACGGAGCGCTGGGATGGGACTGCCGCCCCAGAAATGAGCTGGGAATTTCCCGTGGCTACCGATGGTTTCTACGAAGTGCGACTGTTCATGGGCAATGGTTGGAGCGGCACCAGCAATCCCGGGGAAAGGGTGTTTGATGTCGCCATCGAG
This genomic stretch from Cyanobacteria bacterium GSL.Bin1 harbors:
- a CDS encoding transposase, which produces MNRQAYPSDLSNDEWELVKPLIPVHQGVGHPQTVDLKEILNAIFYWTDHGMKWRAMPHDFPSWSTGSDDYRRWVKTGLWEQINAHLGKLLETKVAGREEEPSLVIIDSQSVRTVETRGMNKG
- a CDS encoding DUF3326 domain-containing protein; the protein is MAQRPFTVVLIVPTGIGAAIGGYAGDALPVTRAIAQISDRVITHPNVLNGAQLYWSLPNLYYVEGYALDQFSAGRWGLRPVHQNRIGLILDQSIEPDLQLRHLQAAEAVKTTLGVNVGTYVVTDAPLHVQLRTAHSGASWGTIGHPDSLLRAAETLIKKGNVSAIAVVARFPDDMEADALANYRQGNGVDALAGAEAIISHLIVREFKVPCAHAPALNPLPPDSKVSPCAAAEELGYTFLPCVLVGLARAPQLVNPPYLSSDLIAEEVDAAVIPADAAGGSAILSLSQSSVPIIAVDDNHTTMEVPPESLGIKAIRVQSYVEALGVLVAQRSGINPDALRRPVSSLFRLN
- a CDS encoding transposase, translated to MVLNCFVSAANVADVKAAVVVLEPVLEAFARIEKIRADQAEKGALGATLEQVHHCVLEVTKKLGEGFTVAPWRWVLERTLSWLEKARRLCRDDEVLPENHEGVVYIVMIRLMLRRLTDNQRKRTSSISQAA
- a CDS encoding CPBP family intramembrane metalloprotease, whose protein sequence is MTNPNNFEFEPLTRAQVLTIMGITAILLLIVAKAWQFLGSVSLFPVIFSFKAVLIGLGSAGLIILASSIIYKIWPAYRRSAQYYLELVLKPLAIPDTLWLGLLPGLSEELLFRGIMIPALGSGVLAVIISSVLFGVLHLGGVQQWPYGVWATAVGFLLGMIMIVTGNLLIPIIAHILTNFISSLVWKLEKK